A window of [Clostridium] innocuum genomic DNA:
AACCGGTATTTAGTCCAGCTCCTTCAGCTTCTTTTCAATTGTTTTGATTTTCTCAACAGCAGCTGCATATCCGTCATGATGCGGCTGTGTGTGCTGTATGATTATTTTCTGCTTTTCCAGAATATACGTCCAATACTCTTTAAATAGTGGATGCCGATCAAGATACACACCGAATAGATACTGGTCTTCCCGCATATCAGATGGCTCCTTATGTACGGAGAGCATCTGATAATAGTGATGATCCTTTACGAGCTGCTCCGCATCGATTGTAAAACCGTTTTGATGCAGCCAGCGGCGCATATCCTCGACATGTGTATTGCATTGCAGAATTATCTGCTTATAATGTTTCAGCTGCTTATCACCTTTCATAAGAATCCTGCAAATGGTGTCATATCCCATACC
This region includes:
- a CDS encoding SAM-dependent methyltransferase, with the translated sequence MKLSTRLHTIFDMVQPCGVAADIGCDHGLLPIALIQSGKCAHVYACDVRKGPLSRAQEAIRQYGLQNSITTKLCDGLQGLEDDVEVVVIAGMGYDTICRILMKGDKQLKHYKQIILQCNTHVEDMRRWLHQNGFTIDAEQLVKDHHYYQMLSVHKEPSDMREDQYLFGVYLDRHPLFKEYWTYILEKQKIIIQHTQPHHDGYAAAVEKIKTIEKKLKELD